Within Vigna unguiculata cultivar IT97K-499-35 chromosome 2, ASM411807v1, whole genome shotgun sequence, the genomic segment taattattttagatcttgatattattagtattaaatatTACCACAAAAAATTATGTAGTTAACCGTTTAGATAAAATAACCCTCAGaataataacttaattaaacatttatttggTAAACTCTTTTcatctgatatatatatatatatatatatatatatatatatatatatatatatatatatatatatatatatatatatatatatatatatgtatatgttagTCCTTTTAACTCGGAATCTTTACTTCACTCTTCgcaaattgcattaattttatttattataaattttaaaaacagtaACTGTGACGGCGTAACTTGGATCTAAACTTATAATAGTCAACTTTAAAGGAGTAGGTGAGGTCATATGCATCACATctatactattttaataaaaagagaaCGAAAATTTGATCcattttttaatccatttttaatttattattttaattacttatcattatattatattaataaaacaaatcaaaataaatatttaaagaataattaaaaaaaattgggtcaaaatattattatctctcaataaaattaaatatttgaggATTAAAATTAGCAAATCTGAGAGTCGTATTTGCTTAGAATGatcattttgaacaaaaaacgtaaaaagtaggggtgggcatggattggatatttaatgatccaatccacatctattttagatccaaataattggattagatttttgactcaaatccatttttttagtaaaagtagtttggatttttttaaaatctagatctaaatatttggatcaatatttaaatccaatccaaatattttggatcaagtttaaaatccagaatccatttttaataaaagaaatttaaattgaatttcttaaaacttgtgtcattaaggtCCGAATGACTCGGATGGGATCGACGAcacagacgggcccgacgatccgaacgacccagacgggcccgacaatcCGAACGACCctgacgggcccgatgacccgaacgggctcgacAACCCGAACGAGCCGGACAACTCGAACGGACCTGAAAACACGAACAGGCTCGACGACGGGAACGGGCTGGACAACCCGAATGGGCCCAACAACCCGGACGGACCGGTCCAAATAGTCGGGCCCAATCGGGTAGTTGGGTACGTTCAAATCGTGGGgtccgtctgggtcgtcaggtaTGTCAAGGTCATCAGGCCCGTctgagtcgtcgggcccatccgggtcgtaggACCCGTTCGGGACGTCGAGTCCATCTGGGTCGTagggcctgtccgggtcgtaGGGCTCGTTCGTGTCATTGTGTCATCCGGGTCGTAAAGCTCGTGTAGGTCGTCAAGCTCGTCCGGGTCGCCAGGCCCGTCAGGGTCGTCCAAGTCGTCAGGTCTATCCGGATCGTCcagcccattcgggtcgtccaGCCCGTTCGTGTCGTAgtgcccatccgggtcgtaaggcccTCGTAGGTCGTCAgacccgtctgggtcgtcgggcccgtatggtcgtcgggctcgtccaggtcgccaggcccgtccgggtcgtcgggcctgtccgggtcgCCAAGTCGTCCGGCCCatccgggtcttcgggcccgttcgggttgtcatGCCTGTTCGGGTTTTTGGGCCTGCCTGActcgttcgggtctttgggctgCCTGACCTGTTTTCGTCATTGGTTCTGCCTAGTCCGTTCGGGTTTTCGGGTTCGCGTGACCCTTTCGAGTCTGCCTGACTCGTTTGAGTCTTCGAGCCCGCTTGACTCGTTTGGGTCATCAGGCTCGCCTGACCCGTTCCGATCTTCGGGCCTACCTGACCCGTTCAGTTCTTAGAGCCTGCTtgacccattcgggtcatcgagcccgcttggcccgttcgggtcttcgaaCCTACCTAGCTCGTTCGAgtcttcgggcccgtttggATCTTCGGGCCCACCTGGCTCATCAGGTCATTGGGCCTGATCAACTCGTTCGGTGTGTCGGGCCCGCCTATctcgttcatatctttaggcccgtcCAACCTCTTATGGTTGTTGGGCCTGTCTGATTCGTATAGGTCGTCGAGTAAGGTCCATCCAATTCTGAATTCAGCATAgttcatctcaacctttagtctaacccaactaaaaatttaaattgaaaatttggattgaattttttggattatccatatttaaaaatcttgatttataaaatggatatccaattcataagatatataaaatgtaaattagattggaatccatatccattaaatggattttaaatggattagatttttaataaaatggattataaatggagtagattggagcaaaagtggattggatcaagaaaattaaattttttgcccacccctaaTAAAAAGAATGTAGTGAGAGGTGATGACAACAAAGACACCAACTTTGACTTTGACCATCACTCTCGTATTCCACTATTTAAGGAACTTTCACACCTCTCTTCTCTGCAACTTTCTTCATCTCTCTCTGTTTTTCCTGAACTCGTTGATTCTGTCTTCTCTCTGTTTTTTGCTTCAATGGCGAACGAGGAGAAGGAGATAGTGATGGAGCTTCTGCCCCTCATTCGAGTCTACAAAGATGGAACAGTGGATCGTCTTCTGAGTTCTCCGAACGTCCCACCCTCCCTCGAAGACCCAGAAACTGGAGTCTCATCAAAAGACATCGTAATCGCCGACAACCCTTTCGTCTCTGCTCGCATTTTCCTTcccaaaaaccacaacaatccCTCCCACAAGCTCCCCATCTTTGTCTACTTCCACGGCGGCGCCTTCTGCGTCGAATCGGCTTTCTCCTTTTTCGTCCACCGCTATCTCAACATCTTAGTCTCCCAAGCCAACGTAATTGCCATCTCCGTCGACTTCAGACTCCTCCCGCACCACCCTCTTCCTGCAGCCTACCAAGACGGCTGGACCACTCTCCAGTGGATCGCTTCCCACGCCGCCAACAACGCCGCCACCCCCGAGCCATGGTTACTCGATTACGCCGACTTCAACAAAGTTTACGTTGGAGGTGAAACCAGCGGTGCTAACATCGCACACAACTTGCTTCTTCGTGCAGGGGAAGAGTCTCTGCATGGGGGTCTCAAAATATTCGGCGCTGTACTCAGTTCTCCCTTCTTCTGGGGCTCAAACCCAATCGGGTCGGAGCCTGTTGAGGGGCACGAGCAGAGTTTGGCCATGAAAGTTTGGGGCTTGGCGTGTCCTGATGCACCTGGTGGAATCGATAATCCATGGATCAACCCTTGTGTGACTGGGGCACCCTCTCTGGCCACACTTGCGTGCTCTAAGATTCTGATCACCATCACCGGAAGGGACGAGTTCAGAGACAGAAATATTTTGTACCACGACACTATAAAGGAAAGTGGATGGCAGGGTGAAGTTCAACTGTTTGATGCCGGCGATGAAGAACATGCTTTCCAACTCTTCAAGCCTGAAACTGATAGAGCCAAAGCCATGATCAAGCACTTGGCTTCGTTTCTGGtgtgaatgttttttttttttattattttccctTTCTTATCATTATTGAGACAATAATATTTGAGAGATTCAGATAATAAAAAGATGGATTGacttatgttatttatttttaagttatcgTTTCATCATTTATTCGGTTATACCTTCCCGTTTGTGTAATTATTGAACCAAAATTGAATAATCCTATTTCTTGCTTTCTCTGGTTGTTTTTTCTCACAATAATTGATATCATTGTGGGTGGTCAACAAAGGATGTTATACtctattgtagtttattttaaattaatatttgtaaaattatatttttattctcatattttaattgaaaaagaaagactCGGTATCAATCCAttccttaaaataaaaaagaaaagtttatcAGCCCTTTTTTTTTTCGCACCAGGTCATGTAtctacattttttcttttattctctatcgttcattaataaacaaaatcaaagagACAACCTTTTATTATATCAAAGAAAGTCAAAGTTTAAGAAACATTTCTTACTCTCAgcttgtttcatttaattactGAACCATTCGATTATTAAACACATATATTTCAAACACCTCTTCCAAATTATGACACAAGAAATGAAAGTAACAATTAACCACCACCACTTAGCGGTGGCAGATCcaccaacaatttttttcttattaataagACGGACAACATGATAACTCCAAGTTGGtcatgttttcaattttttaaaataatgttaggTAAGTCTAGTGAGTttaattgtgtttatttttattttgcaccTTTTTATTGTGCGTTTAATTGCACCTTTTTTcatcttaaataaatatataacaatataaaaaataacttgcTTCTGTTTTTTAATacgaatataaaataaaaaataaattgaaaacaatgtttcaatattaaatataaaaaaaaatggtagtaAACATTGAATCACtcctctctttcaaaagaaaactGAGGCTTTTGCAGCGTTTTTCTGTCTCTAATAAAAGACTTAgaagattttatttttacttttttttcttaatttattttaaatcttaagatataagaaaaattcattgaaaatataatacttttagATAAAAATGGGTTGCTTTGTTAAAAATTGCCCCCTATTCTCTATGGCCTTGGACACGGGAGGACTTGGGTTGTGTCATTTGCTAaccctttaattttttaattttttttaagaaaattgacaaaaatgATATGAGGCATATTGAATGAAGTGTCAGTCATGATGTAGTAAATTACATACCTCTCCAAAGACCGATAGAGTCCTGATgctcataaattattaaaaataataattaaaaaataaaattgaaaaaaaaatattaatcataaatatataaatataaattataaatataattataacaaaataaattttagttattgaaataaaaatatattataaataatattgtttaaataatttttttattattaattatttaaatttgaaaaagttattattaaGATGATTAAATAATTcgttaataataaataattatttggttttaaaaaaattattaaaatgataaaattgaaaaaataaatttattataaataattatttaaatttaaaaaacagttatttaaagaataaaattgagaaaacagaaaggaaacaaaaaaactgtattctatttatatataaatacaagtaTTATCGTctcgtattttttaattttcacataAATTGGAGTTAAGTTTAATAATATCtactttcaaaattaataattaatttttaaaataattattaaataaaataattgtaaaaataaaaaaaaatctcataaaaatgattaaaaataaagtatttataaaataattaattttcaaaataataagttaaattaaaaaatgaaatatgtacgaaaaagttttttaaaattattgttaaagaTAAAAGAGTGTTTTAGAATAACAATTAGAGATAaacagtttttaaaataataaataaaaataaaactaaaaataaaatgaaatgtggaaaaaaaaattctcatataTCGTTATAGATTGCAGAAGAAATcctctttaaataattaaaaagagaCGTTTAAAATTGAACGAGAACGTATTTAAAAAAGCCGAactaaaagtttttattttaaatttaatacttataaaagtTGAAAGTAAAAAGAGAAGCGCATTTATATATTGGaaatttgtataatttgttatacgtctaaaaatttaaactaaactcaataaatttacaatttttctttttcatatgatTGCGTTCTCAACATTAATATAAATTCACTGGGTGACTCTTGAAAGTAATCTTCAAACTCGACCCACCCTAAGTCATGAGACCATTCCTCCGGGAACTAACCGCAGTTAGCTTTGCGTTTTCGTtcgttttatttttcatttgatcCGATTCCGTTAAGTTGAGCTAGAGATGAACGAAGAAAGGATAGAGTTGgagaacaaaaatatgtattaatattCCTGTAACACTATTCCTAATTCATACTAGGATTCAACTTTACAAGAGAATTTGTTGAAGGTATCAAAATCTAAGAAAATTACACAGGTATTATCCTTTGTTCTGAGCGTTTTAGCCTCATTCAACAACAAGCTTGCAGCTTTTTCTGCTATATTCTCTCTCTCTGAATAGCATTTCTCCTTCATCTGTGCGAATGAGAAAACAAACTGTCAGAGAAaattgatatgaaaaaaaaaaggaaatatacCACAACTAGAACAAAAAGCTATTTTACACAAAACCTGCAACACAAGCTGAATTGCCTTCTTCACGCTGATGACATCCCACAGCCCATCACTGAAAATTTTGCGGATGCCAAAGTTATACTTTCAACAtgatcaaaagaaaaaatgtaaatgttCAACAGGCAACAAAAACTATTCAAAGAAGAATCACAATAATTTGGATTTAGACAAATAGTCACTTTATTAACTATGTCAAGAAGATAAAAAGCTCCTCTAACAGTGAGTAAGTAATGGCGTATCCATCCATCCAATTTACAGTCTGTTGTGATATTAACCCACCAGAAGAGCCTTTTCCTCTAGAAGGATCATCACCAAAAGACGGTGAACCTTGAACCATGACATTcagaagatatattttttatagaaattcaAAAAACATGCATCAGAACCAAGATCACCTAGCTAGAATAGCAAAAGCTTTGCTTGCTTGATCAATGTGCACAACTTCACTTATGTAAGGTTCTGAACTGAACCGGGTATCCTGCTGTTTCAGAAATTTGTCCCCAAGCATTCTTGCCAGATTTATACCTGCATCAAGTGAGAATCAGAATCAGCAATTGCCAAGTCAAATATTGTAACTCAGGAAAATGAAGTTTTGATCTATTCCAGTGCATTTTTTTCCCATCGTACCATATAGACGTGTTTCCCCTTCTTTTAAGGGCTCGCCTGTCTCTTCGATTCTGAGTCTTTCAGAATAATTCGTTATCTTGTGATCTTCTGTCATCTTGATTTGCTCCCCATTCAAActggaaaaaataataattcattatgAATTTCAAACAAGCATAAAAGTGTACTCACAAGAATTCCATAATATTTAagtcaacaaaatcaaaagttCAAAATCAATAGCTAAAACATAACTTAGTCACTATACGAATAAGGTATCTATTAGTACTGCAACTGTTGCATATAAGTTAATACCAAAATGATGTGAACTAATAATGGATTCCAACCACTTCAAAGGTTCCAGAACTAATAATGCCATGATTTTCTTGTGTAAAAATATTCTCTATCAATAAACTATAGATCACATGCATCTTAACATAACAAGAAAAGCGAAACTAACATAAACCATTATAACCATTAGTTTTCTGATAGCCTGGTTGTCAAGTTTCTTACCCTTGACCCATTCAAAAACTCAAACAAGCTACTCAAGCACTCCAGTTGATTAGATAAACAAACCTCATAATACAGGTGGAGTCCCCCACATTAGCACATTGTGCAAAGAAATTTTCTTCACCATCAGTCCACACCAGAAGCACTGTCGCTGTACATCCCTGCAAAGAGTTTGTTAATAAAGTATACACAAGTTTAATTAGCATATATTGTTGAAGTCAAACTTTTACACTGCcaaccaataaaaaataaccaTGGGTTTTACTTTAAACatagttattataaaagaaaacaaatttgtgATTGGATCATTGTATAAAAAAACTCTACACTATTAGTAGATGTATTATCTATTTAATATGCAaaccataaatataaaatttacgaCAAAAAAAAACTCGTGCTGTCCTGGGGATACGCTAAACAACATCAAGAGTGTAGCACATAATACCTCATAATGGTGATTCATATGAGCTTCCGTTTGAGAAAATGCATCTCGAAGAATATCTGAAGCATCACCGAGTGACAAAACTCTCTCCCTCCTTGATGAATCCGATAATATACTAGCAATTACCTCAGGAAAAAGtctgaaaaagaaatacaaaaaattagtaGTATTTTGCACACTAAGAAAAGTAAAGACCTTAGATAAATAACTAATACATGCGCAGAAGGTTATTGCTATTACATAATACAAGCAGAGAGAGGAGTCTATTAGTTAGTTTGATATTCACTAATGATTGCTAGTTTATAAAGTGGTTATTGAGTTGTTAGCTACTTTTCCCTCATGTACTGCATTAATATAAACAGTTAGAATAATTGATCAGACTCAGAttgcaataatttttttcaaagttttCTCAATATTCTTTTCCTAAATGTTAAATGTTATCAGAGCTCCATTTGGAGCTCTGCTGCACATGCTTCCTTGGCCATGGTTTGAGGTGTTAACAATAAAGGTCCAAGCAATAACTCAGGTAATAATTCCAGTAAATCTTGCGCAAGATTCCTTAAGCCCTTCATCCATCCAAATGATAGTTCTGTCACTGCCCTTGTCTCCTGTCAGATAACTGGTGCTAACTATCATAAGTGGGCTTGAACAATGCAAGGCACTTGGATTTCAAAGAATAGAGATTTGTATATGGGAGCATCGTGAAATCCAATAGGCTATTAGCTATGAAACTTAGGAGTGATGCAATAATTTAGTTCTTTCTTGGATATTgaattcaattttgaaaaacattGTTTACCTTGTACTTGCATCCAATCTTTGGAGTAATTTGAGGGAAAAATTTTCGCATGCAGATTTGGTTAGAATTTGAGACCCAActgaaattatatttgattaaacaaaataatcttTCTGTTATTGATTTTTTCAATCAGCTAAAGGCTTTTTGGGAAGATCTTAATCATTGTAGGTCATTACCTGTTAAACTTTACAAAGAGTAACATTGTGAAAATTTTTGATGgattacatgaaaattttaatattgatgaAATCACAGATCCTGTTGATGAATATAGGATTCAAAACCCCAGTTTTGACCTGTGTAATGTTGTTTAGGATTTATTTAGATGACGTTATGATTTCTCCCTCATTTTCTAAAGCACTTTTGCTTTACAAATGAATAGAATTTGAAAGCCTTAACaggattattttatttttgtcatgtttctttctttcttcttttagaTTGCCTAGTTCACATTCTGctctttttttatcaaatttatttggCTCTATTTCTGGTGATGCCAcaatattcattcattttctaACTTCATTACTACGTTTACATTGCTCCTAGAATGACGATGATTATGTgtaaatttactttttctttagAAATGTAATACAGTTTGAAAGCCTAAACAGGgctgttttatttttgtcatgttccattattttttcttcttttagacTGCCTTGTTCCCGTTCTGATAATTTTGGTCAAATTTGCTTTGCTCTTTTTCTATTGATgtcaccatattcattaattttttacttcattacTATGTTGATATTGCTCCTAGAATAATGCTCACTATGGATGTAAATTATCGCAAATTATTTATCTTGAATTTCTTTAATTGTGTCAGTTTTCCATCAATTTAAATGTGtagtataaattatttagttaatATCATAATACTTGAAATAAAAATCATCCTGCTTTTCTCTAGCATTTTCAGAGTTAGTTCCAAGATGGATAAGTATGCCTATGATATCATCCATGATAGTCCAGATAcaataatgatatttctattttctaaatattCTATCTGTGGGCAAGTCAATTCAGTCTATTACATAAATTAATGGTTTGATCAATTACAGTATGAGAAGTCACTAAAAGAACAAAAACCtatactataaatatatttaatctaccAAAGGATGAAGGAGAAAGTTGAAATAAACGGGGCATATCACATATTATACAACAATCTGCAGAAGATGTTCAGAGATAGCACTAATGCATATTTATTGGCAACAATAAATAACCACagcatgaaaagattaaataattcaaattatttctatttatcAAGCTCCCTATCCACAATaagcgagagagagagagagaaaaagagaagtcCGGAATAGTCAAGCATTAACATAAAGTTTCACAAAAATGGCAACCAACTAGCATAGCCAATCAAAGTCAACGAGTACTAACTTGCTAGCAGATTTGGCGGCCCCATCTCCACCATGACCATCACAAACGCCAAAAAGTCCAAACTGGAAATTAGGATTAGAGGTGGGTTAGGTTCCTCTGGTAAGTGAGAAACAAAACAACAGAAGACAAACCAAAGTTCTACGAATAAATCCAAAACCTGATCCAGCCCAGGTAGAGGCCATTGATAATAGCAAACATCTTCCATGGGAAACCTTTTTCCTCCTCGACGCATAGCCATTGGATCTGATGCCATGCCAACTCCAAAGGGTATCTGATGCTGAGTTTGGGAAGTAATATGGACCTGCCATATATATTAAATCACAGAGAATTATATAGAACTTTTTTACACAAGAATTCTACAATACCATTAAAAAAATGCAACGCCAGCATACTCACTTCAAGTATACCATTTTATAGTAAAAGGT encodes:
- the LOC114166941 gene encoding 2-hydroxyisoflavanone dehydratase-like, translated to MANEEKEIVMELLPLIRVYKDGTVDRLLSSPNVPPSLEDPETGVSSKDIVIADNPFVSARIFLPKNHNNPSHKLPIFVYFHGGAFCVESAFSFFVHRYLNILVSQANVIAISVDFRLLPHHPLPAAYQDGWTTLQWIASHAANNAATPEPWLLDYADFNKVYVGGETSGANIAHNLLLRAGEESLHGGLKIFGAVLSSPFFWGSNPIGSEPVEGHEQSLAMKVWGLACPDAPGGIDNPWINPCVTGAPSLATLACSKILITITGRDEFRDRNILYHDTIKESGWQGEVQLFDAGDEEHAFQLFKPETDRAKAMIKHLASFLV
- the LOC114173571 gene encoding protein phosphatase 2C 70, which encodes MGTMLQTILTVLLLLMLLLIIIFLFFLFKPWRFFFSQRFLSSIKGELERPLVTDEEDANASPLNQINELPRDYDLEGACYPSEAHFRSPRTHGQGLVHKQRVQNLSVPPTIHLGGDALVVDVISDPSSDDVDVGQTLRLSTAQLAQFQKQGTTNVRNDRLQDLVQWNISDQRSCLTLEVISGPSRGLRCSVQSVNSSRLPLTLGRVSPSDLLIKDSEVSGKHAMIKWNLDKMKWELVDMGSLNGTLLNSKPINHPDTESRNWGNPMNLANGDVITLGTTSKVMVHITSQTQHQIPFGVGMASDPMAMRRGGKRFPMEDVCYYQWPLPGLDQFGLFGVCDGHGGDGAAKSASKLFPEVIASILSDSSRRERVLSLGDASDILRDAFSQTEAHMNHHYEGCTATVLLVWTDGEENFFAQCANVGDSTCIMSLNGEQIKMTEDHKITNYSERLRIEETGEPLKEGETRLYGINLARMLGDKFLKQQDTRFSSEPYISEVVHIDQASKAFAILASDGLWDVISVKKAIQLVLQMKEKCYSERENIAEKAASLLLNEAKTLRTKDNTCVIFLDFDTFNKFSCKVES